The proteins below are encoded in one region of Bos indicus x Bos taurus breed Angus x Brahman F1 hybrid chromosome 2, Bos_hybrid_MaternalHap_v2.0, whole genome shotgun sequence:
- the EPHA8 gene encoding ephrin type-A receptor 8: protein MAPARGRLPPALWVVTAAAAAATCVSAARGEVNLLDTSTIHGDWGWLTYPAHGWDSINEVDESFQPIHTYQVCNVMSPNQNNWLRTSWVPRDGARRVYAEIKFTLRDCNSMPGVLGTCKETFNLYYLESDRDLGASTQESQFLKIDTIAADESFTGADLGVRRLKLNTEVRGVGPLSKRGFYLAFQDIGACLAILSLRIYYKKCPTMVRNLAAFSEAVTGADSSSLVEVRGQCVRHSEERDTPKMYCSAEGEWLVPIGKCVCSAGYEERRDACVACELGFYKSAPGDQLCARCPPHSHSAAPAAQACRCDLSYYRAALDPPSAACTRPPSAPVNLISSVNGTSVTLEWAPPLDRGGRSDITYNAVCRRCPWALGHCETCGSGTRFVPQQTSLVQASLLVANLLAHMNYSFWIEAVNGVSDLSPEPRRAAVVNITTNQAAPSQVVVIRQERAGQTSVSLLWQEPEQPNGIILEYEIKYYEKDKEMQSYSTLKAVTTRATVSGLKPGTRYVFQVRARTSAGCGRFSQAMEVETGKPRPRYDTRTIVWICLTLITGLVVLLLLLICKKRHCGYSKAFQHSDEEKMHYQNGQAPPPVFLPLHHPPGKIPEPKFYTEPHTYEEPGRTGRGFTQEIEASRIHIEKIIGSGESGEVCYGRLRMPGQRDVPVAIKALKAGYTERERRDFLSEASIMGQFDHPNIIRLEGVVTRGRLAMIVTEYMENGSLDAFLRTHDGQFTIVQLVGMLRGVGAGMRYLSDLGYVHRDLAARNVLVDGNLVCKVSDFGLSRVLEDDPDAAYTTTGGKIPIRWTAPEAIAFRTFSSASDVWSFGVVMWEVLAYGERPYWNMTNRDVISSVEEGYRLPAPMGCPHALHQLMLDCWHKDRAQRPRFSQIVSVLDSLIHSPESLRATATVHRCPPPAFARSCFDLRGGGGGSGGLTVGDWLDSIRMGRYRDHFAAGGYSSLGMVLRMNAQDVRALGITLMGHQKKILGSIQTMRAQLTSTQGPRRHL from the exons ATGGCCCCCGCCCGGGGCCGCCTGCCCCCCGCGCTCTGGGTCGTCacggccgcggcggcggcggccaccTGCGTGTCCGCGGCGCGCGGCGAAG TGAACTTGCTGGACACGTCCACCATCCACGGGGACTGGGGCTGGCTCACGTATCCGGCTCACGGG TGGGACTCCATCAACGAGGTGGACGAGTCCTTCCAGCCCATCCACACGTACCAGGTATGCAATGTCATGAGCCCCAACCAGAACAACTGGCTGCGGACCAGCTGGGTGCCCCGTGACGGTGCCCGGCGTGTCTATGCCGAGATCAAGTTCACCCTGCGGGACTGCAACAGCATGCCCGGCGTGCTGGGCACCTGCAAGGAGACCTTCAACCTCTACTACCTGGAGTCGGACCGCGACCTGGGCGCCAGCACGCAGGAGAGCCAGTTCCTCAAGATCGACACCATCGCGGCCGACGAGAGCTTCACGGGGGCCGACCTGGGCGTGCGGCGCCTCAAGCTCAACACGGAGGTGCGCGGCGTGGGGCCCCTCAGCAAGCGCGGCTTCTACCTGGCCTTCCAGGACATCGGCGCCTGCCTGGCCATCCTGTCCCTCCGCATCTACTACAAGAAGTGCCCCACCATGGTGCGCAACCTGGCCGCCTTCTCGGAGGCGGTGACGGGAGCCGACTCTTCCTCGCTGGTGGAGGTGCGGGGCCAGTGCGTGCGGCACTCCGAGGAGCGGGACACGCCCAAGATGTACTGCAGCGCCGAGGGCGAGTGGCTGGTGCCCATCGGCAAGTGCGTGTGCAGTGCGGGCTACGAGGAGCGGCGGGACGCCTGCGTGG CCTGTGAGCTGGGCTTCTACAAGTCGGCCCCGGGGGACCAGCTCTGCGCCCGCTGCCCTCCCCACAGCCACTCTGCGGCCCCTGCCGCCCAGGCCTGCCGCTGCGACCTCAGCTACTACCGGGCGGCGCTGGACCCGCCGTCCGCCGCCTGCACCC GGCCCCCCTCGGCACCGGTGAATCTGATCTCCAGCGTGAACGGGACGTCTGTGACCCTGGAGTGGGCCCCTCCCCTGGACCGGGGCGGCCGCAGTGACATCACCTACAACGCTGTGTGCCGCCGCTGCCCGTGGGCCCTGGGCCACTGCGAGACGTGCGGGAGTGGCACCCGCTTCGTGCCCCAGCAGACCAGCCTGGTGCAGGCCAGCCTCCTGGTGGCCAACCTGCTGGCCCACATGAACTACTCCTTCTGGATCGAGGCAGTCAACGGCGTGTCCGACCTGAGCCCCGAGCCCCGCCGGGCCGCCGTGGTCAACATCACCACGAACCAGGCAG CCCCGTCTCAGGTGGTGGTGATTCGCCAGGAGCGAGCGGGGCAGACCAGCGTCTCGCTGCTGTGGCAGGAGCCAGAACAGCCCAACGGCATCATCCTGGAGTACGAGATCAAGTACTACGAGAAG GACAAGGAGATGCAGAGCTACTCCACCCTCAAGGCGGTCACCACCAGGGCCACTGTCTCGGGCCTCAAGCCGGGCACCCGCTACGTGTTCCAGGTCCGAGCTCGCACCTCGGCCGGCTGCGGCCGCTTCAGCCAGGCCATGGAGGTGGAGACCGGGAAACCCC GGCCCCGCTATGACACCCGGACCATCGTCTGGATCTGCTTGACCCTCATCACTGGCCTGGTtgtgcttctcctcctgctcattTGCAAGAAGAG GCATTGCGGCTACAGCAAGGCCTTCCAGCACTCGGACGAGGAGAAGATGCATTATCAGAACGGGCAGG CACCTCCACCGGTCTTCCTGCCCCTGCACCACCCTCCAGGGAAGATTCCAGAGCCCAAGTTCTATACAGAACCCCACACCTACGAGGAGCCGGGCCGGACGGGCCGTGGTTTCACCCAAGAGATCGAGGCGTCTCGGATCCACATCGAGAAAATCATCGGCTCTG GCGAGTCCGGGGAAGTCTGCTACGGGCGGCTGCGGATGCCAGGGCAGCGGGACGTGCCCGTGGCCATCAAGGCCCTCAAAGCCGGCTACACGGAGAGAGAGCGGCGGGACTTTCTGAGTGAGGCGTCCATCATGGGTCAGTTTGACCACCCCAATATCATCCGCCTTGAAGGTGTCGTCACCCGCG gccGTCTGGCAATGATCGTGACTGAGTACATGGAGAACGGGTCTCTGGATGCATTCCTGAGG ACGCACGACGGCCAGTTCACCATCGTGCAGCTGGTGGGCATGCTCAGAGGCGTGGGCGCCGGCATGCGCTACCTCTCAGACTTGGGCTATGTCCACCGCGACCTGGCCGCTCGCAACGTCCTGGTTGATGGCAACCTGGTCTGCAAGGTGTCTGACTTCGGGCTCTCCCGGGTGCTGGAGGACGACCCTGATGCTGCCTATACCACCACG GGAGGCAAGATCCCCATTCGCTGGACGGCCCCCGAGGCCATCGCCTTCCGGACCTTCTCCTCGGCCAGCGACGTGTGGAGTTTCGGGGTGGTCATGTGGGAGGTGCTGGCCTACGGGGAGCGGCCCTACTGGAACATGACCAACCGGGAC GTCATCAGCTCCGTGGAGGAGGGCTACCGCCTGCCTGCGCCCATGGGCTGCCCCCACGCGCTACACCAGCTCATGCTTGACTGCTGGCACAAAGACCGCGCCCAGCGGCCTCGCTTCTCACAGATCGTCAGTGTCCTGGATTCTCTCATCCACAGCCCTGAGAGTCTCAGGGCCACAGCCACCGTGCACAG GTGTCCACCCCCCGCCTTTGCCCGGAGCTGCTTTGACCTccgagggggcgggggtggcagcGGGGGCCTCACCGTGGGAGACTGGCTGGACTCCATCCGCATGGGCCGCTACCGGGACCACTTCGCTGCCGGGGGTTACTCCTCCCTGGGCATGGTGCTCCGTATGAACGCTCA GGACGTGCGGGCCCTGGGCATCACCCTCATGGGCCACCAGAAGAAGATCCTGGGCAGCATCCAGACCATGAGGGCCCAGCTGACCAGCACCCAGGGGCCCCGCCGGCACCTCTGA